Genomic DNA from Methanobacterium bryantii:
TTTCAGAAGATCATTCACGTATGAGTATCGATGAACTTAACGGAGAATTTAGAACTGATTTACTCACTACATTTAGAAAAGATTTATCAAAATATGATCCGTTCCCCAAAATAAATTATCGTTTTATTTTATTACTTTTAGGGATTTATGCTAATGCATTTTTAATTACATTTGCATTATGCGTTATTTTTGGTAGATTAGTTTGGGGGGTTTAATTATGCCAATTCTCGTTGATTACCACGAAGATCCCCAAACCATCGAAGTAGGTAGAAAGTACCTCCCAAACCTCACAGTAGAACACTTACTGTATGGAGATATTCAATACATAAAAGACGGAGTTAATGCTTGTGTTTTTGAAATAAAGATAGGTGACGACCTACCACAGTCAATAAGGGATAAGCGACTGAGTACACAACCAAAGCACATGAAAGAAAATTTTCAATTTCCCTTCGTAATATTCGTTGGAACATTAGAACAATTCAAAAACAGTTATAAACAGCGATGGTTCACAAAAAAACATTATCGTGGCGAAATGGCTAGCGTAATGGTCGGACACGATGTTAAATGGAT
This window encodes:
- a CDS encoding ERCC4 domain-containing protein, with translation MPILVDYHEDPQTIEVGRKYLPNLTVEHLLYGDIQYIKDGVNACVFEIKIGDDLPQSIRDKRLSTQPKHMKENFQFPFVIFVGTLEQFKNSYKQRWFTKKHYRGEMASVMVGHDVKWIQCNDLEDMWQTVKTIIIYYDECVAGKHIEITDNSFKRIKRLSNDMNMLMAGVRGIGEKKAEAILNEYSLRELWDVSKKDLISIPGIGDKFAGKIKKAFPTEAI